The Brachyhypopomus gauderio isolate BG-103 chromosome 12, BGAUD_0.2, whole genome shotgun sequence genome window below encodes:
- the bola3 gene encoding bolA-like protein 3 → MSLPGLLRCKTLLSLPCRQTLRTFSSISDGEVRIANILKEKFPLASSLKVVDISGGCGAMYEIHIESDEFRGKRTVQQHQLVNQALEEEIKAMHGLRIFTDIPKN, encoded by the exons ATGTCTCTTCCTGGACTACTAAGATGCAAA ACCCTGCTGTCTTTGCCGTGTAGACAAACGTTAAGGACATTTTCCAGTATATCGGATGGAGAAGTCCGGATTGCAAACATATTGAAAGAGAAGTTCCCACTCGCGTCGTCGCTCAAAGTTGTGGACATATCTG GAGGCTGTGGTGCTATGTATGAAATACACATCGAATCCGACGAGTTCCGAGGCAAAAGAACAGTGCAACAGCATCAGTTAGTAAACCAA GCACTCGAGGAAGAGATTAAAGCAATGCATGGACTCCGCATTTTCACTGATATTCCAAAAAACTAG
- the vat1l gene encoding synaptic vesicle membrane protein VAT-1 homolog-like isoform X2 — MVRQGNIDNPPKTPLVPGFECSGIVESMGENTTGFEIGDRVMAFVNYSAWAEVVCTPVEWVYKIPDEMTFPEAAAFCVNFVAAYMMLFEVANLREGMSVLVHSAGGGVGQAVTQLCSTVSNVTIFGTASPFKHDAIRHSVTHLLDRNADHVAEVRKISPEGVDIVLDCLCGENTGKSLALLKPLGTYILYGSSNMVTGETKSFFSFAKSWWQVEKINPIKLYEENKVMAGFSLLNLLFKQGGCSQVKTAVQNLLNLYKHKKIKPIVDSLWALEEVKEAMQRIHDRGNIGKLILDMEKSPTPLMASDSTETSEAGEEEEEQEGDNDNKERMPFIQCILSR; from the exons ATGGTGCGTCAAGGGAATATTGATAACCCTCCCAAAACACCTCTTGTGCCTGGATTCGAATGTTCTGGAATAGTGGAATCAATGGGAGAAAACACTACAGGGTTTGAG ATTGGGGACCGAGTTATGGCTTTTGTGAACTACAGTGCCTGGGCAGAGGTGGTGTGCACGCCGGTGGAATGGGTCTACAAGATACCTGATGAAATGACGTTCCCCGAGGCCGCTGCCTTCTGTGTCAACTTCGTGGCTGCTTATATGATGTTGTTTGAGGTGGCCAACCTGCGTGAGGGAATGTCTGTTCTGGTTCACTCagcaggaggtggtgtg GGTCAAGCCGTCACTCAGCTGTGTTCCACGGTTTCCAACGTGACCATTTTTGGCACAGCCTCTCCCTTCAAGCACGACGCTATTCGACACTCCGTCACTCACCTGCTGGACAGAAATGCTGACCATGTTGCAGAAGTCAGGAA GATTTCTCCAGAAGGAGTGGACATTGTCCTGGACTGTCTTTGTGGAGAGAACACAGGGAAAAGCTTGGCTCTGCTGAAACCCCTGGGCACATACATCCTCTATG GTTCATCGAACATGGTGACTGGAGAGACGAAGAGTTTCTTCAGTTTTGCCAAATCT TGGTGGCAAGTGGAGAAGATCAATCCCATCAAACTCTATGAAGAAAATAAAGTCATGGCTGGATTTTCGTTGCTCAACCTTCTCTTTAAGCAGGGGGGTTGTAGCCAAGTGAAGACAGCTGTACAGAATCTCCTCAACCTCTACAAGCACAAGAAGATCAAACCTATAGTGGATTCTCTGTGGGCCTTGGAGGAG GTAAAGGAGGCAATGCAGAGAATCCATGACAGAGGAAACATAGGAAAGCTGATTCTGGATATGGAAAAATCTCCAACTCCTTTG ATGGCCAGCGATAGCACGGAGACCAGCGAGgcgggtgaggaagaggaagagcaagAAGGAGACAATGATAACAAGGAGCGAATGCCCTTCATCCA GTGTATACTCTCTAGATGA
- the vat1l gene encoding synaptic vesicle membrane protein VAT-1 homolog-like isoform X1, whose product MKPTDMAKEGTEMIEETEQMIVKNGAKEPTENAVSADSKEMRAVVLTGFGGLNKLKVTKKPMPEPQEGEVKIRVKACGLNFLDLMVRQGNIDNPPKTPLVPGFECSGIVESMGENTTGFEIGDRVMAFVNYSAWAEVVCTPVEWVYKIPDEMTFPEAAAFCVNFVAAYMMLFEVANLREGMSVLVHSAGGGVGQAVTQLCSTVSNVTIFGTASPFKHDAIRHSVTHLLDRNADHVAEVRKISPEGVDIVLDCLCGENTGKSLALLKPLGTYILYGSSNMVTGETKSFFSFAKSWWQVEKINPIKLYEENKVMAGFSLLNLLFKQGGCSQVKTAVQNLLNLYKHKKIKPIVDSLWALEEVKEAMQRIHDRGNIGKLILDMEKSPTPLMASDSTETSEAGEEEEEQEGDNDNKERMPFIQCILSR is encoded by the exons ATGAAACCAACAGATATGGCAAAGGAGGGGACGGAGATGATAGAGGAAACTGAACAGATGATAGTGAAGAATGGTGCAAAGGAGCCGACGGAGAATGCAGTTTCTGCAGATTCAAAAGAAATGCGGGCTGTGGTACTGACAGGATTTGGAGGTCTAAACAAACTCAAAGTAACCAAGAAACCAATGCCTGAACCCCAAGAAGGAGAAGTGAAAATTCGCGTTAAAGCATG CGGCTTGAATTTCCTTGATCTTATGGTGCGTCAAGGGAATATTGATAACCCTCCCAAAACACCTCTTGTGCCTGGATTCGAATGTTCTGGAATAGTGGAATCAATGGGAGAAAACACTACAGGGTTTGAG ATTGGGGACCGAGTTATGGCTTTTGTGAACTACAGTGCCTGGGCAGAGGTGGTGTGCACGCCGGTGGAATGGGTCTACAAGATACCTGATGAAATGACGTTCCCCGAGGCCGCTGCCTTCTGTGTCAACTTCGTGGCTGCTTATATGATGTTGTTTGAGGTGGCCAACCTGCGTGAGGGAATGTCTGTTCTGGTTCACTCagcaggaggtggtgtg GGTCAAGCCGTCACTCAGCTGTGTTCCACGGTTTCCAACGTGACCATTTTTGGCACAGCCTCTCCCTTCAAGCACGACGCTATTCGACACTCCGTCACTCACCTGCTGGACAGAAATGCTGACCATGTTGCAGAAGTCAGGAA GATTTCTCCAGAAGGAGTGGACATTGTCCTGGACTGTCTTTGTGGAGAGAACACAGGGAAAAGCTTGGCTCTGCTGAAACCCCTGGGCACATACATCCTCTATG GTTCATCGAACATGGTGACTGGAGAGACGAAGAGTTTCTTCAGTTTTGCCAAATCT TGGTGGCAAGTGGAGAAGATCAATCCCATCAAACTCTATGAAGAAAATAAAGTCATGGCTGGATTTTCGTTGCTCAACCTTCTCTTTAAGCAGGGGGGTTGTAGCCAAGTGAAGACAGCTGTACAGAATCTCCTCAACCTCTACAAGCACAAGAAGATCAAACCTATAGTGGATTCTCTGTGGGCCTTGGAGGAG GTAAAGGAGGCAATGCAGAGAATCCATGACAGAGGAAACATAGGAAAGCTGATTCTGGATATGGAAAAATCTCCAACTCCTTTG ATGGCCAGCGATAGCACGGAGACCAGCGAGgcgggtgaggaagaggaagagcaagAAGGAGACAATGATAACAAGGAGCGAATGCCCTTCATCCA GTGTATACTCTCTAGATGA
- the bco1 gene encoding beta,beta-carotene 15,15'-dioxygenase yields MHYDYGKNRSEYPEPMKAEIKGSLPDWLQGTFVRNGSGLFSVGESSYNHWFDGMALLHNFTIKHGEVTYRSKYLRSDTYNSNMKANRIVVSEMGTMAYPHPSKSMFSKVVTFLNHTIPDFTDNCASNIIKYGNDYYATSETNYIRKIDPVTLETQDKVDYQKYLPVNLVISHPHYDKEGNTFNMGTMIADKGKTKYVIFKVPAADKGDPERSSVLKSVETICTLPCRSVFSPSYYHSFGMTENYIIFIEQPLKLDILRMATAYLRGVNWASCLKFHPEDDTLIHIIDRKKKKEVGIRYHTGAMVVYHHINAFEEDGHVVFDVITYNDNSLYDMFYLDKLKQQPTSATSSNPIKPTYKRFVLPLTDMDAETGTDLVTLNYTTASAVKQKDKLLCQPEVLSEGVEVPSINYNYSGQKHRYVYLTVVGMSSLATKITKLDVQTKEQVEWTSENCAFTEPVFVPRPGAREEDDGVVLTSVINGSPGQSDFLLVLDGKSFKEMARVYVNAELHVDMHGIFIPQTHEA; encoded by the exons ATGCATTATGATTATGGAAAAAACAGGAGTGAATACCCTGAACCTATGAAAGCAGAGATAAAAG GCTCTCTCCCTGACTGGCTGCAGGGAACTTTTGTGCGAAATGGATCGGGACTATTCTCAGTTGGGGAATCTTCTTACAACCATTGGTTTGATGGAATGGCCCTCTTGCACAACTTCACAATCAAACATG GAGAGGTTACCTATAGGAGCAAGTATTTAAGAAGTGACACTTACAACAGCAACATGAAAGCCAATAGAATAGTTGTGTCAGAGATGGGAACCATGGCCTACCCACATCCTTCCAAAAGCATGTTCTCCAA AGTGGTCACGTTTCTTAACCATACCATCCCAGACTTTACAGACAACTGTGCTAGTAACATAATTAAATATGGAAATGACTATTATGCCACATCTGAAACCAACTACATTCGTAAAATTGATCCAGTGACCTTGGAGACTCAAGACAAG gtggACTACCAGAAATACCTTCCTGTCAACCTTGTGATATCACACCCCCACTATGATAAAGAAGGAAACACCTTCAACATGGGAACAATGATAGCAGACAAAGGCAAGACAAAATATGTGATTTTCAAGGTTCCTGCTGCAGATAAAG GTGACCCAGAGAGATCTTCAGTCCTGAAGAGTGTAGAAACCATCTGCACTCTGCCCTGCCGCTCTGTCTTTAGCCCGAGCTACTATCACAGCTTTGGCATGACCGAGAACTATATAATCTTTATTGAACAGCCCTTAAAGCTGGACATTCTCAGAATGGCCACAGCTTACCTGAGAGGTGTCAACTGGGCCAGCTGTCTAAAGTTCCACCCAGAGGACGAT ACCCTGATTCACATCATTGAccgaaagaaaaagaaagaagttgGCATCAGATACCACACGGGTGCTATGGTGGTATATCATCATATCAATGCTTTCGAGGAGGACGGCCATGTGGTGTTTGACGTGATCACCTATAACGACAACAGCCTGTATGACATGTTCTACCTGGATAAGCTGAAACAGCAACCTACATCTGCCACATCTAGTAACCCTATCAAGCCTACATACAAACGATTTGTGCTGCCACTCACAGACATG GACGCTGAGACTGGAACGGACCTGGTAACGCTAAACTACACAACAGCAAGTGCTGTGAAACAAAAGGATAAACTGCTCTGCCAGCCAGAGGTGCTCAGTGAAG GTGTGGAAGTTCCCAGTATCAACTATAACTACAGTGGACAGAAACACAGATATGTGTACCTTACTGTTGTGGGTATGTCGTCACTAGCCACAAAG ATCACAAAGCTGGATGTTCAGACAAAAGAGCAGGTGGAATGGACCTCAGAGAACTGTGCCTTCACCGAGCCTGTGTTTGTGCCCAGGCCAGGTGCAAGAGAGGAAGATGATG GTGTAGTCCTAACATCAGTCATAAATGGCAGTCCTGGACAGTCCGACTTTCTTCTGGTGCTCGACGGAAAGTCATTCAAAGAAATGGCACGGGTGTATGTGAATGCGGAGCTGCACGTAGATATGCATGGCATCTTCATACCACAAACCCACGAGGCCTAG